The genomic region TGATTAACGTTCTGACTGCTTGACTTTATTGTTCTTGTCGGTCTCATGCTTTCTTCTCCAGAGCGACGAAGAAACTTCCTCGGTCCCGCTTCACCAGGAGCAAGAGCGCTTCCTCGTCGTCGGCTTTGGCGATGACATCCGTGACGTCTTTAACCGAGTTCGCCGGTTGGCGGTTCACCTGGAGGATGATGTCACCCGTATGGATGCCTGCCAGATCCGCAGGGCTCCCTGGCTGGACGCCGGCGACTACAACGCCGTGATCAGCGTTCAGGCCAAGCTCCTTCGCCATCTGAGGGGTTACATCCTGGAGCAGAAGTCCCCACTTTCCCTTTGCGGCTTTGCTGGACTCCTCACTATTGGCCGACTCGGAGGGGAGCTTTCCGACGGTGATGGGAAGCTGGTGTTTTATGCCATCCCGGAGAATGGTGACGGTGACCTCCTGGCCCACCGGAGTTTCGGCAACCATGGCTGGCAGGTCGCGGACGCCTTTGACCGTCTTGTTGTTGAAGGCGATGATCACGTCACCGCGCCGGATCCCTGCCTTTTTGGCAGGGCTCGCCGATACGACATCTCCCACAAGGGCCCCCTTCCTGTTCTCTAGCTTGAGCGCCTTCGCCAAGTCAGGGGTGATCGACTGGATGCTGACCCCGAGGTAGCCGCGGGTCACCTCACCGGTCGCCACCAACTGCGGAATGAGGGGCTTGACCATGTTGATCGGGATGGCAAATCCGATCCCTTGCCCCATGGGATTGATCGCAGTGTTGATACCGACCACCTCACCCCTCACGTTGAACAGAGGGCCGCCGGAGTTACCTGGGTTGATGGAAGCATCGGTCTGAATGAAATCATCGTAAGGGCCGGCACCGATGATGCGTCCCTTGGCACTCACGATCCCGGCGGTCACGGTGTTGCTCAAGCCAAACGGGTTCCCGATGGCAACGACCCAGTCACCGACGTTCAGGTGATCGGAGTCACCCATGGCCGCGACGGGGAGAGGCTCTGTGGCGTCGATCTTCAGCACCGCCAGGTCTGTTTTGGGATCTCGTCCCACGATTCGCGCTGTGTGCTCCTGCTTGTCGGACAGGGTAACGGTCACCTCCTTGGCGCCTTCCACCACATGGTTGTTCGTCACGATGTAGCCGTCACGGCTGATGATGACTCCCGATCCTGCCCCCTGGGGACGAAAGTGCTCGGGGGGGTGTGGCATCTCCTTGAAAAATCGTTTAAAGAACTCTCCGAAGGGCCCTTCTGGACTCTGGGGCCATTGAAAGGCTGCAACTTTCTCAACCTTGGTTACCTTAATATTGACGACGGTCGGTCCCAGTTTATTCACCAGGTCGGCAAAGGAGCTGGGTTTGGCCGGCGCCGCCAATGTCTTGGCTCTGGTGTCGTGATCCTCAAGCTCTGAAGGGCCTTTTCCATGGAGGTCGGCCGCCATCCCAAGGCCGACCAGGAGAAAGGACAAGGCGACAGCCGCCAACGTCGTTGGCCCAAAGCGCTTGTGGTTCAAGTACTCCCGTACCCTGTACACCATCTGTGATCCTCCTCTGTTTCTGTCAAGGATTTGCCGAGCCATCCGCCCCGATGACGGAACGCCCCTTTGGTTTCAACACAGATGAATATAGAGCGGGATCATTAGAGAAAGATTAACCAAGGATTAGAAATTGCTCATGGAAGGGAATCGAAAAGGGGGGCCGATGGGTGGCTTGCTCAGGAATTGAGGGGAAGCAGGACCGTAAAGGTGCTTCCTTGCCCGGTGGTGCTTTCGACCTCGATCTTTCCGCCATGGGCCTCGGCGATTGATTGGGCGATGCAGAGTCCGAGACCGGCGCCGCTTTCACCGTGCGAGCGGGCCTCGACAGCTCGGTAGAATCGTTGAAAGATCCGCTCCTGGTCTTCACCGGAGAGGCCAATCCCGGTATCTGAGACCTGGAGAGATACCCATCCTCCATCCCGTTGCACGGAAAGTGTGACGTGGCCGCCGGTTGGCGTGTACGTGATCCCGTTGTCCACCAGGTTCAGAAGAAGCCGCCTGAGGCGCTCGTAATCCCCCTGGATTGAAATGGGCTCGACCAGCCCTAGGTCGAGGGTGAGGGCATGGGTGTCGGCCAGGACCTTGGTCTGTCCATAGACCTCTTCCACGAGCTGGGCTAAGTCTACCGGTTGGCGGTCCATTCGAAGCACCCCGGCATCGGCGCGAGCAAGAAGTAAAAGGCCCTCAACCAGATGGGCGATCCTGTCGATCTCTTCGAGGGCACTCTTGAGGATGCGCTGATATTCGTCTGGGCTCCTCGGCGAGCGAAGGGCGACCTCCAGCTCACCTTTCAGGATGGTAAGAGGGGTTTGAAGTTCGTGGGAGGCGTCGGCACTAAATTGACGGATCTGGCTAAAGGCGGCATCTAAACGCCCGAGCATTTCGTTGAGGGTTTTCGCCAGCCGGTCCAGTTCGTCTTGGGTACCGGTCTCTTCGATGCGCTCGGCGAGATGTTCCGCGCTGATTCGACGGGCGGCATCCGTCATGCGGTCCACCGGCTTGAGTGCCCGATGGGCCAAAATCCATCCGCCTCCACCTGCGAACAAAAGACCGAGGGGAAGCATCGCTGCCATGATCAAGAGAAAGCGATGACGCGTCATGTACATACTCTCCAGTGACATGCCCACCTGGATGAGGTTTACGACACGGCCGGCCCTGACGACGGGAAATGTCAGCACCCGGACCGGATATTGCCCCATGTCCTGGATTGTCTCGAACGTCGGACGTTCCTCTGAGGCGTTCTTCAGAGCCGTTGGGCTGAGCGGTAGCTTCCCGGCGCTGGGGCGAGGCCATCGGGGATCCAGGCGTCCAAAGGGATCACGCATCTCAAAGTATCGATCGAACGGGGAGAAACCGAAGAAGCGGCGGAAGACAGCATCGATGTCCGGGCGAAAGAACGTGCTGGATGGTCGAGGGGCCT from Candidatus Methylomirabilota bacterium harbors:
- a CDS encoding DegQ family serine endoprotease, with translation MVYRVREYLNHKRFGPTTLAAVALSFLLVGLGMAADLHGKGPSELEDHDTRAKTLAAPAKPSSFADLVNKLGPTVVNIKVTKVEKVAAFQWPQSPEGPFGEFFKRFFKEMPHPPEHFRPQGAGSGVIISRDGYIVTNNHVVEGAKEVTVTLSDKQEHTARIVGRDPKTDLAVLKIDATEPLPVAAMGDSDHLNVGDWVVAIGNPFGLSNTVTAGIVSAKGRIIGAGPYDDFIQTDASINPGNSGGPLFNVRGEVVGINTAINPMGQGIGFAIPINMVKPLIPQLVATGEVTRGYLGVSIQSITPDLAKALKLENRKGALVGDVVSASPAKKAGIRRGDVIIAFNNKTVKGVRDLPAMVAETPVGQEVTVTILRDGIKHQLPITVGKLPSESANSEESSKAAKGKWGLLLQDVTPQMAKELGLNADHGVVVAGVQPGSPADLAGIHTGDIILQVNRQPANSVKDVTDVIAKADDEEALLLLVKRDRGSFFVALEKKA
- a CDS encoding ATP-binding protein, producing the protein MRIRSIRARLTLWYTSLLTVTFLLLGSTAYGLLVYNLSRDSDAALRGVAQILAQQAPRPSSTFFRPDIDAVFRRFFGFSPFDRYFEMRDPFGRLDPRWPRPSAGKLPLSPTALKNASEERPTFETIQDMGQYPVRVLTFPVVRAGRVVNLIQVGMSLESMYMTRHRFLLIMAAMLPLGLLFAGGGGWILAHRALKPVDRMTDAARRISAEHLAERIEETGTQDELDRLAKTLNEMLGRLDAAFSQIRQFSADASHELQTPLTILKGELEVALRSPRSPDEYQRILKSALEEIDRIAHLVEGLLLLARADAGVLRMDRQPVDLAQLVEEVYGQTKVLADTHALTLDLGLVEPISIQGDYERLRRLLLNLVDNGITYTPTGGHVTLSVQRDGGWVSLQVSDTGIGLSGEDQERIFQRFYRAVEARSHGESGAGLGLCIAQSIAEAHGGKIEVESTTGQGSTFTVLLPLNS